GGCTGGTCTTCCAGCGGACCACGTCCAGCCACTTGTCGGCGTTCAGGCTGATCTTCTTGTTGCGGTCGAAGGCCTTCATGGGCCCCTCGATGACGTGCACCTCCTGCACCCCGAAGGCCTCGGCGGTGCGCAGGACGGCGTTGACGTTCTGCACGTCGGCGAAGGCCTCCATCACCAGCGTGAGGGTGCGGGTCCGCCCGGCGATCACCTCGTCGATGCGGGCCTGCCGCCCGGGCAGCAGGAAGTCCGGCTGGCCGAGCCGCTGGGTCACCGCCGGCCCCGCGGCGCCCCGGCCTTCTTGCCGGCAGGCGTCTTGCCCGCCGCCCGCCTGGGCGCGGCCTTCGTGCCGGCGGCCTGCGTGCCCCCAGCCTTCCTGGGCACGGGCTTCTTCCTCGGCGCGGCCGCCTTCGGGGCCGCCTTCGGCGCGGGCTTCCGCGCGGCCTTGGCGGCGACCGCCTTCCGGGGAGCGGGCGCCTGCACCGCCGCGCGCGGCGGCGCTTCCTCGACCGCGCCGGCGCGGGGGCGGCCGGCCTTGCGCGGGCGGGCCGAGCGGCGCGGCGACACCTCGGGCCAGATCTCGCCGGCCACCGCGTCGAGCAGGGCGTCGAGCCCCTCGCCGGTGGCGGAGGAGAGCAGCAGCACCGGCACCGGCACCACCCGGCGGGCCATGACCTTCTGCCAGGCCAGCCCGGCGGCGCGCGCCTCCGGCAGGTCCACCTTGGTGACCACCACCACCTGCGGCTTGGTGGCCAGCTCCTTCGAGTAGAGCGCCAGCTCGCGGTTGATGCCGGCGAAGTCCCTGGCCGGGGTGCGGCCGGGCTCGGGGTTGGCCCCCTCCACCAGGTGGACCAGCACGCGGCAGCGCTCCACGTGGCGCAGGAACTGGTGGCCCAGGCCGGCGCCGGTGTGCGCCCCCTCGATGAGCCCCGGGATGTCGGCCACCACGAAGCTCCGCTCGCCGCGCCAGCTGGCCACCCCGAGGTTGGGGGTGAGCGTGGTGAAGGGGTAGTCGGCGATCTTCGGCCGGGCCTTGCTGATGCGGCTGATGAGGGTGGACTTGCCGGCGTTGGGGAAGCCCACGATGCCCACGTCGGCCAGCAGCTTGAGCTCGAGGAAGAGCTCCTTCTCCTCGCCCTTGGTGCCGTCCTGGGCGAAGCGGGGCGCCTGGTTGGTGGAGGTGGCGTAGTTGAGGTTGCCCAGGCCGCCGCGCCCGCCCTTGGCGATGACGAAGCGCTCGGTGACCTGCGACATGTCCACGATCACCTCGCCGCTGGTGGCGTCGCGCACCACCGTGCCCTGCGGCACCTTGAGCTCGAGGTGCGGGCCGGAGAGGCCGTTCATGTCGCGGCCGTGGCCGGTCTCGCCGCTCTTGGCCTTGCGCTCGCGGATGAAGCGGTAGTCGAGCAGGGTGGACATCTGCGGGTCCACCACCAGCACCACGTCGCCGCCGTCGCCGCCGTCGCCGCCGGCCGGGCCACCGCGCGGGATGAACTTCTCGCGGCGCCAGGCGATGCAGCCGGCCCCGCCGTCGCCGGCCTTCACGTGGATGCGGACCTCGTCGACGAACTTCATGGCGTGCCTCGGGGCGTGGCGTGGTCCTGCCTGAAACGACGAGCGCCGCGGACCCGGTGTGGGTCGCGGCGCCGTGCTGCGGCCGGCCGGGTGGCCCGCCGGGAGACCAGGCTAGGCCTTGGCCTCGGCCTCGGGGATCACCGAGACGACGCGGCGGTCGCCGCGGGTCTTGGTGTACTTCACGGTCCCGGCGCAGGTGGCGAAGAGCGTGAAGTCCTTGCCCAGGCCGACGTTGGCGCCCGGGTGGAACAGCGTGCCGCACTGGCGGACCAGGATGTTGCCGGAGATGACCTTCTCCGAGCCGTAGATCTTGACGCCGCGGTGCTGCCCGGCCGAGTCGCGGCCGTTGCGGGAGGAGCCCTGTCCTTTTTTGTGAGCCATGGTGAGTCCGTCCTTCCTTAGCCGCGGACCGCGGTGACGAGGATCTCGGTGAAGGACTGGCGGTGACCGCGCTTCTTGGTCCAGCCCTCCTTCTTCTTCCGGTAGTGGATGACCTTCTTGTGCTTGCCGTGGGCCACGATCTTGCCCTCGACGGCGGCGCCGGCCACCACGGGGGCGCCGACCTTGGCCTCGCCCTCGCCGCCGACCATCAGGGCCTCGAAGCTG
This genomic interval from Anaeromyxobacter sp. contains the following:
- the obgE gene encoding GTPase ObgE, with the translated sequence MKFVDEVRIHVKAGDGGAGCIAWRREKFIPRGGPAGGDGGDGGDVVLVVDPQMSTLLDYRFIRERKAKSGETGHGRDMNGLSGPHLELKVPQGTVVRDATSGEVIVDMSQVTERFVIAKGGRGGLGNLNYATSTNQAPRFAQDGTKGEEKELFLELKLLADVGIVGFPNAGKSTLISRISKARPKIADYPFTTLTPNLGVASWRGERSFVVADIPGLIEGAHTGAGLGHQFLRHVERCRVLVHLVEGANPEPGRTPARDFAGINRELALYSKELATKPQVVVVTKVDLPEARAAGLAWQKVMARRVVPVPVLLLSSATGEGLDALLDAVAGEIWPEVSPRRSARPRKAGRPRAGAVEEAPPRAAVQAPAPRKAVAAKAARKPAPKAAPKAAAPRKKPVPRKAGGTQAAGTKAAPRRAAGKTPAGKKAGAPRGRR
- the rpmA gene encoding 50S ribosomal protein L27; translated protein: MAHKKGQGSSRNGRDSAGQHRGVKIYGSEKVISGNILVRQCGTLFHPGANVGLGKDFTLFATCAGTVKYTKTRGDRRVVSVIPEAEAKA
- the rplU gene encoding 50S ribosomal protein L21; the protein is MYAVIKTGGKQYRVAQGDKLKVELLEAEVGGVVSFEALMVGGEGEAKVGAPVVAGAAVEGKIVAHGKHKKVIHYRKKKEGWTKKRGHRQSFTEILVTAVRG